The Endomicrobiales bacterium genome includes the window TTTGCCGACATCAAAGCCATAATGACAGGTGCTGGCGAGGCTGTTATGGGTATTGGCGAGAGTTCTGGACAGCACGGCGCTTTAGATGCCGCAAGAAAAGCCATAAGAAGCCAATTACTTGAAAATGGGTCAATCTCCGGCGCAAAGGGCCTGATAATAAACATAACAACAAACACAAGTTTAAATGAACTTAGCGCGGTAAAAGATATAGTAAGTTACATAACAAATGAAGCCGACTCTGAAGATGTAAGCATCAAATTTGGTATTGTAGAAGATAGCGCAATGGAAGGCATTAAGGTTACGGTTATAGCCACTGGCATAAGCCCGAACAAAAAACTTTTCGGTGCTAAAATTGGCACAAAAGCAAGTATAGATTTTAATCGTCCGGCATATACTTACTGGGAAATTAAAAATCTAAAATAATGTGGAAACGCTCTGGCTCAATACTATTTGATGACGAATTTCCGTTCTTTAATTTAGTAACCACAAAGCCGCTTGGTAATATGCGCGATAAAAGTGTGAGGAGTCAGTACCTTTCTGGTTTTGGTTTTAAGCAGGATGATATAATAACGGCTCAGCAGGTGCACGGCGACAAAGTTACTGTTATAAAAGATAAAAGTGAATGTGAAGTTTTGGGTGTTGACGGGCTTTTAACAAATATTAGCGGTGTTGGTTTATGTATTTTTACGGCCGACTGTATGCCGGTACTTTTAGGTTGTTCTGAAAAAAAGGTCGTTGGTGTAATACATGCAGGTTGGCGCGGCCTTGCCGGTGGAATTTTGGAACAAGGGGTAAACAAGTTTTGTTTGGAGTATAACACAAAGCCGGGCGATATATACGCTTCAATAGGCCCATGCATTGGGCCGTGTTGCTTTGAAGTTGGCTCAGAAATTGCAAAAAGTTTCAATTTAAAAGAAGAAAAAATAAGCCTTGACTTAAGAGGCATTGCCCGCGGTAAGTTGGAAAATATTGGAGTAAAAAAAATAAGCCAAAGCGATAATTGCACCCAGCATGAAACAGATTTATTTTTTTCGTACAGGCGGGATAAAACAGCAGAACGGATAATGACATTTGTGGCAATTAAATAATAATTATGTCTGGAGTAAAAAATGAAAATTGAAAAGTTAAGGTTGGCAATTGATGAATTAGACCAAAAAATGTTGAATCTTTTGGCAAATCGCACCGCCTTGGCAAAAGAAATAGGGAAAATAAAGCACTCATCAGGCCAGCAGATATACGCCCCTCAGAGAGAAAAAAACATTATCGCTAATATGATAAAAAAAAGCCGGGGCAAAATTGCGCCTGCTGTTGTTGAGTCGGTATTTCGTGAAATAATTCACGCTTGCCGCGCTATGGAAGACAAAATAAAGGTTGCCTATTTTGGCCCTGAGGCAACTTTTACGCATCAAGCCGCTATAAAAAACTTTGGCGTTGGCGCGCAGTATATGCCAAAAAAATATATTAACGAAGTATTTATGGAAGTTGAAAAAGGGCTAGCCGATTATGGTGTTGTGCCAATAGAAAACTCAACAGAGGGAATGGTAAACCACACTTTGGATATGTTTTTAGGGTCAGATTTGCAGATTTGTTCAGAGATAAGTTTAAAAATTGAAGAGTGCCTGCTTTGTAAAACCGGTAAAAAATCGGATATAAAAAAAATATACTCTCATCCTCAGCCGCTTGGCCAGTGCAAAAATTGGCTTCAGTCAAATATGCCAAATGTTCAATTAATTGAAATGTCTTCTACGGCGGAAGCCGCAAAAGCGGCACTGCGCGATAGAAGTGCCGGTGCAATCGGTTCCGATGCTGCAGCCGCTATTTATGGCTTAAAAATATGTCAAAGAGGCATTGAAGACGGGAAAGAAAATATAACCAGATTTTTGGTTATTGGGAAAAAATCAGTTGGCCCGTCCCGGTACGATAAAACATCAATAATGCTTTCAGTTAAAGACAGAGTTGGCGCGCTTTATGATATTTTGCTTCCTTTTAAAAAGTACAAAATTAACCTTACAAAAATAGAGTCGCGCCCAACCAAAAAAAAGGCATGGGAGTACATATTTTTCATTGATTTTATAGGGCATATAAGTGAGCCAAACATAGCCAAGGCATTAAAAGAAATTGAAGCCAACTGTGGGTTCATTAAAGTGCTTGGTTCATATCCAAGGGCGGATTAAATGGCGATTGATAAAATAATTGTTGCCCCATCAATAATCTCCGCAAATTTTGCTTGTCTGAAAAGTGACCTCAAAAAAGTTGAAAGGGGCGGCGCAAAGTGGTTGCATATAGATGTAATGGATGGACACTTTGTGCCAAACATTACAGTTGGCCCGGTTGTAGTTAGCGGCTTAAGAAAAGTCAGCCGGCTTTTTTTTGATGTGCATCTTATGATAAGCAATCCCGAAAAATATATTGCTGTTTTCAAAGATGCGGGCGCTGACCTGATAACTTTTCACATAGAAGCCGTAAAAAACCCGGCCGCACTAATTAAAAAAATAAAAGCATTGGGCATAAAGGCCGGCATTTCAATTAAGCCAAAAACTAAGGCAGATGTGCTTTACCCATTATTAAAAATGCTTGATTTGGTTTTAGTTATGA containing:
- the pgeF gene encoding peptidoglycan editing factor PgeF, producing the protein MWKRSGSILFDDEFPFFNLVTTKPLGNMRDKSVRSQYLSGFGFKQDDIITAQQVHGDKVTVIKDKSECEVLGVDGLLTNISGVGLCIFTADCMPVLLGCSEKKVVGVIHAGWRGLAGGILEQGVNKFCLEYNTKPGDIYASIGPCIGPCCFEVGSEIAKSFNLKEEKISLDLRGIARGKLENIGVKKISQSDNCTQHETDLFFSYRRDKTAERIMTFVAIK
- the pheA gene encoding prephenate dehydratase, with protein sequence MKIEKLRLAIDELDQKMLNLLANRTALAKEIGKIKHSSGQQIYAPQREKNIIANMIKKSRGKIAPAVVESVFREIIHACRAMEDKIKVAYFGPEATFTHQAAIKNFGVGAQYMPKKYINEVFMEVEKGLADYGVVPIENSTEGMVNHTLDMFLGSDLQICSEISLKIEECLLCKTGKKSDIKKIYSHPQPLGQCKNWLQSNMPNVQLIEMSSTAEAAKAALRDRSAGAIGSDAAAAIYGLKICQRGIEDGKENITRFLVIGKKSVGPSRYDKTSIMLSVKDRVGALYDILLPFKKYKINLTKIESRPTKKKAWEYIFFIDFIGHISEPNIAKALKEIEANCGFIKVLGSYPRAD
- the rpe gene encoding ribulose-phosphate 3-epimerase, which gives rise to MAIDKIIVAPSIISANFACLKSDLKKVERGGAKWLHIDVMDGHFVPNITVGPVVVSGLRKVSRLFFDVHLMISNPEKYIAVFKDAGADLITFHIEAVKNPAALIKKIKALGIKAGISIKPKTKADVLYPLLKMLDLVLVMTVEPGFGGQSFMRDMLPKVKALKSRINKYNPKCYLQVDGGINNKTAVACVSSGANVLVAGNAVFCAKSPALAVRSLLTAASK